The following coding sequences lie in one Micromonospora sp. R77 genomic window:
- the rbfA gene encoding 30S ribosome-binding factor RbfA has product MSDPAKVRRHAERIRELVASVVRSQIKDPRLGMITITDARITADLRDATVFYTVLGDAAAQSSTAAALESAKGLLRSTVGKALGLRHSPTLTFVLDDVQDQVKHIDDLLTAARNADAEVQRLAAQAKYAGEAQPYRLDEDDDAEVDAAETADAVEPRGGDQR; this is encoded by the coding sequence ATGTCGGATCCGGCCAAGGTACGCCGGCACGCGGAGCGCATCCGCGAACTGGTCGCGTCGGTGGTGCGGAGCCAGATCAAGGACCCCCGGCTCGGGATGATCACCATCACCGATGCCCGGATCACCGCCGACCTGCGCGACGCCACGGTGTTCTACACCGTGCTCGGTGACGCGGCGGCCCAGTCCAGCACCGCCGCCGCGCTGGAGAGCGCCAAGGGGCTGCTGCGCAGCACCGTCGGCAAGGCGCTCGGGCTGCGGCACTCGCCGACCCTGACCTTCGTCCTCGACGACGTGCAGGACCAGGTCAAGCACATCGACGACCTGCTGACGGCGGCCCGTAACGCCGACGCCGAGGTGCAGCGCCTCGCCGCCCAGGCGAAGTACGCGGGCGAGGCCCAGCCGTACCGGCTGGACGAGGACGACGACGCCGAGGTCGACGCGGCGGAGACCGCGGACGCGGTGGAGCCACGCGGCGGCGACCAGCGGTGA
- a CDS encoding DUF503 domain-containing protein: MFTGTAVFDLLLPGDSRSLKTKRSYVRPIVAALRRFEVSAAEVGALDLHGRAEIGVAVVAAEAAHVREVLDSCERLVAGRPEVELLSVRRRLHGTDD, encoded by the coding sequence ATGTTCACGGGAACCGCGGTCTTCGACCTGCTGCTGCCGGGTGACTCCCGGTCGCTCAAGACCAAGAGATCATATGTACGGCCCATCGTGGCGGCGCTGCGCCGCTTCGAGGTGTCGGCCGCCGAGGTGGGTGCGCTCGACCTGCACGGTCGGGCCGAGATCGGGGTGGCCGTGGTGGCCGCCGAGGCGGCGCACGTCCGCGAGGTGCTGGACTCGTGCGAGCGGCTGGTGGCCGGCCGCCCCGAGGTCGAGTTGCTGTCGGTCCGCCGCCGACTGCACGGCACGGACGACTGA